The segment CGCGCGGAAGTCGGGCGCATAACGCGCGGGCGCGGCGCCCGGCGGCAGCCCGAGCGCCGCGTTCAGCGGGTCGATCGCCGCGAGTGCGCGCGCGACGGTTGCCGCGTCGGGCGCGGCGTCCGGCAGCACGAACAGGTTGACCGCGAACGGGCGATCGGTCGCCGCGCGGATCGCCGCGACCTCGGTCGCGAGACGATCGGGCTCGAACGCGCCGGCGCCGAGGCTGCCGAGCGCGCCGGCGTTCGATGCGGCGGCGACCATCGCGGCCGTGGTCGCGCCGACCATCGGCGCCTGCACGAGCGGCAGGCGCAGGCCGAAGCGTTCGGAAAAGGGCGTGGAATACGGACGGGCAGGCATGACGAATCCTTCGATGACGATGCGCGAAAGCGCTTTGTAAAAGCCGGCACATCGACTCTATCGAAGCGGCTCGACGCCGAAAAATGAATAATCGAGATCGAAACGATCGCTGCGCGAGAAGCGGGCGCGCGCAGCAGGCGCGCACTTTGCGCGTGCCCTGCAACGGCAGACGATTGGTGGCACACTAGGCCGCCCTCTTCCACCCCGGGGCGCGCGCGGCGCACCCCGTTCGCCAGGAGTTCAAAACGTGACAGCCCAATGGATCGACATCCCGACCGGTAACGACAGCTTCGGCGGCTATCTCGCGCTGCCCAAGCGCGGCAAGGGCCCTGCCGTCATCATCATCCAGGAGATCTTCGGCGTGAACTCGCACATCCGCGCGGTCGCCGACCAGTACGCGTCCGACGGCTTCGTCGCGCTCGCGCCGGACGTGTTCTGGCGCACGCAGCCGCGCGTCGAGCTGACCTACGAAGGCGCGGATCGCGACAAGGGCATCGAGCTGATGAAAAAGACCGACGTGGGCCTCGCGGTCGCGGACATCGGCGCGGCCGCCGACGCGCTGCGCGCGCGCCCGGAAGTGGCCGGCAAGATCGCCGCGATCGGCTACTGCTTCGGCGGCCAGCTCGCATACCGCGCGGCCGCGACCGGCAAGCTCGACGCGGCGGTCGCGTATTACGGCGGCGGCATCCAGAACGCGCTCGACCTCGCCGGCAAGGTCACGCAACCGATCCTGTTCCACTACGCGGAAAACGACCACGGGATCCCGCTCTCGGCCGTCGACCAGGTGAAGGCCGCGTTCGCCGGCCACGGCCACGCGTCCTTCCACGTGTACCCGGGCGCCGAGCACGGCTTCAACTGCACGGACCGCGCGTCGTACAACCAGCGCGCGTCGGCGCTCGCGCACGGCCGCACGCTGACGTTCCTCGCCGAGCACCTGTAAAAATGCCCCGCCGCGGGCCCATCGCGCCGGGCCCGCGTTATGCTCCCACCATTGCCACGCGTCACAACGGGGGTGACAGCGATGCACTCGGACTATCTCGCGCATGACGCGATCGGCCTCGCCGCGCTCGTGCGCGACCGCAAGGCAAGCCCGCGCGAACTGCTCGATGCCGCGATCGGCCAGGCCGAAGCGGTCAATGGCGCGATCAACGCGATCGTGCTGCAGGACTACGAAGCCGCGCGCGAGCGCGCAACCTCCACGCCCGAACCCGGCGCCGACGCGCCGTTCGCGGGCGTGCCGTATCTCGTCAAGGATCTCGGCGCGGCGGTCGCCGGGCTGCCGCTGTCGATGGGCAGCCGGCACTACCGGTACTACGTGCCCGCCGACGATTCGCCGGTGATCGCCCGTAGCCGCGCGGCCGGCCTCAACGTGTTCGGCAAGACCAACACGTCGGAGATCGGCCAGATGCCGTACACGGAACCCGAACTGTTCGGCGCGTGCCGCAACCCATGGAATCTCGATCACACGCCGGGCGGCTCGAGCGGCGGCGCGGCGGCGGCCATCGCGGCCGGCATCGTGCCGCTCGCGCATGCGTCCGACGGCGGCGGCTCGATCCGCATTCCGGCATCGTGCTGCGGGCTGTTCGGCCTGAAGCCGAGCCGCAATCCGGTACTCGTCGACCAGCCGTCGAACGGCGAGCTCGTCGTCCAGCATGCGGTGTCGCGCAGCGTGCGCGACAGTGCGCTGCTGCTCGACGTGACGACCGGCCAGACGCTGCCGCACGGCGCGCCCGGCACGTTCCTCGGCGAACTCGATACGCCGCCCGGCCCGCTGCGGATCGGCCTCGTCGTCGACCCGATGCTCGCGCCGGCACTCGCCGACGACACGCGCGCGGCACTCGACGACGCGGCCGCGCTGCTCGAATCGCTCGGCCACCACGTCGAGCCGGCGACGCTGCGCGTCGACTACGCGCGCGCGGCCGAAACCTTCCTCACGCTGTGGGCGACGATCGCCGAGGAGATGGTGCTCGGCGCGCGTGAGCTGACCGGCCGCGTGCCGCGCCGCGGCGAATTCGAAGCGGCGACGTGGGCGATGGCCGTGGTCGGCCGGCGCCTCGCGCGCACACGCCTGCCGGACGTGCTCGAGTGGCAGCGCCAGCTCACCGTGCAGGTCGCCGGCCTCGTGTCGCGCTACGACGCGATCCTGTGCGCGTCGCTCGCGGGACCGCCGGTGAAGATCGGCGAATTGCAGCCGACGCCGTTCGAATCGGCGCAGATGAAGCTGCTCGCCGCGCTGCCGGTGAAGCCGCTGCTGAAGGAAATGCTCGCGAAGTCGTCGGAGAAGGCGTTCGCGTGGGCCGGCTGCACCGAGCTGTTCAACCTGACGGGCCAGCCGGCGATGTCGGTACCGCTCTACTGGAATGCGCGCGGGCTGCCGATCGGCGTGCAGTTCGTCGCGCGCCACGCCGACGACGCGTTGCTGCTCAGGCTCGCGCGGCAGCTCGAACAGGCGCGGCCGTGGTTCGACCGCCGCCCGCCGCTGATGCGGGCGCAGCGCTGACGCGCGCGGCCGCTTCTCAACGCAAGCAGCAAAAAAAGCCCCGCCGGCAACACCGGTGGGGCTTTTGCGCATGCAATCGCGTGACGGTGCTTACACGTCGAGCCGTTCGCAGATCGTCCGCGTCGCGGCCGCTGCGTTCAGCGTGTAGAAATGCAGCCCCGGCACGCCCGCGTCGATCAGGCGGCGGCACAGATCGGTGACGACATCCGCGCCGAACGCGCGGATCGCTTCGCGATCGTCGCCGAAGCTTTCGAGCCGGCGCGCGACCCAGCGCGGCACTTCGGCGCCGCACATCTCGGAGAAGCGCATCAACTGCGAGAAGTTCGTGATCGGCATGATGCCCGGCACGATCGGCACGTCCACACCCAGCTTGCGCGCATCGTCGACGAAGCGGAAATACGCGTCGGCGTTGAAGAAGTACTGCGTGATCGCGGAATTCGCGCCGGCTTTCACCTTGCGCGCGAAATTCTCGAGATCGGCCTTCGGCGAGCGCGATTGCGGGTGGTACTCCGGATAGCCGGCGACCTCGATGTGGAACCAGTCGCCATGCTCGGCACGGATGAAGCTGACGAGCTCGGACGCATAGCGCAGTTCGCCGACCGCGCCCATCCCCGACGGCAGGTCGCCGCGCAGCGCGACGATATGCCGGATGCCGTAGGAGCGGTACTGGTCGAGGATCGCGCGCAGGCTGTCGCGCGACGAACCGATACACGACAGGTGCGGCGCGGCCTCGAGGCCGTCCTTCTGCATGTCGAGCACGGTATCGAGCGTGCCCTGCTGCGTCGAGCCGCCGGCGCCGAACGTCACGGAGACGAATTTCGGCTTCAGCGGCAGCAACTGCGCACGCGTCGCGCGCAGCTTTTCGACGCCTTCCGCCGTCTTCGGCGGGAAGAATTCAAACGAGAGTTCGATCGGTTTCATGATTCGATGGGTTAGGGCCCGTTCCCGCTAATGACGGGCTGGCACTGCGCCTCAGCCGATGTCGCGCTGGCCGAAGATCAGCGCGGACAGCAGCCACGACACGATGCTGTACAGGATCGAACCGAAGAACGCGGACCAGAACCCCGACACCTCGAAGCCCTTCAGCAGCGACGACGCGAACCAGAAGCACAGCGCGTTCACGACGAGGATGAACACCCCGAGCGTGACGATCGTGACGGGCAGCGTCAGCAGGATCAGCACCGGGCGGATCACCGTGTTGATCAGGCCGAGCACGACCGCGATGATCAGCGCCGTGCCGAAGCTCTTGATGTGGATCGACGGCACGAGGTACGTGATGATCAGCAGCGCGAGCGCGTTGATGACCCAGGTGAGGATGACGCTCATGGAGTGCTCCGGTTCGGTTGTCGATCTTCGGTACGGTCAGCGGCCGCCGCCCCGCGTGCGCCGCATCGTCGGCGACGCGGCGCGCTCGGGACGGCGGCGGCGCATCAGTAGCGGTAGTGGTTCGGCTTGAACGGGCCGTCCTTCTGCACGCCGATGTACGAAGCCTGCTCGTCCGACAGCACCGACAGGTTCGCGCCGATGCGCGCGAGGTGCAGGCGCGCAACCTTTTCATCGAGATGCTTCGGCAGCACGTACACCTTGTTCTCGTACTCGCCGCCGCGCACGAACAGCTCAATCTGCGCGAGCGTCTGGTTCGCGAACGAGTTCGACATCACGAACGACGGGTGGCCGGTCGCGCAGCCGAGGTTCACGAGGCGGCCTTCCGCCAGCAGGATCACGCGCTTGCCGTCCGGGAAGATGATGTGGTCGACCTGCGGCTTGATGTTTTCCCACTGGTACTGGCGGGTCGACGCGACGTCGATTTCCGAGTCGAAGTGGCCGATATTGCAGACGATTGCGTTGTGGCGCATCGCCTTCATGTGATCGTGGCCGATCACGTGGAAGTTGCCGGTGGCCGTCACGAAGATGTCGGCCTTGTCGGCCGCGTATTCCATCGTCACGACGCGGTAGCCTTCCATCGCCGCCTGCAGCGCGCAGATCGGATCGATTTCGGTGACCCACACGGTAGCGCCCAGGCCGCGCAGCGACTGCGCGCAGCCCTTGCCCACGTCGCCGTAGCCCGCGACGACCGCGACCTTGCCCGCGATCATCACGTCGGTCGCGCGCTTGATGCCGTCGACGAGCGATTCACGGCAGCCGTACAGGTTGTCGAACTTCGACTTCGTGACCGAATCGTTCACGTTGAACGCCGGGAACGGCAGGCGGCCGTCCTTTTCCATCTGGTACAGGCGGTGCACGCCGGTCGTGGTTTCTTCGGTCACGCCCTTGATGTGCGCGAGGCGCTTCGAGTACCAGGTCGCGTCGATGTCGAGGTGCTTCTCGATCGACTTGTACAGCGCGACTTCTTCCTCGTTGGTCGGCTTCGCGATCACCGAACGGTCCTTCTCGGCCTTCGAGCCGAGGATCAGCAGCAGCGTTGCGTCGCCGCCGTCGTCCAGGATCATGTTCGCGAATTCGCCGTTCGGCCATTCGAAGATGCGGTGCGAGAACTCCCAGTATTCGTCGAGCGATTCGCCCTTGAACGCGAACACCGGCGTGCCGGCTTCGACGATCGCGGCCGCGGCGTGGTCCTGCGTCGAGAAGATGTTGCACGACGCCCAGCGGACGTCCGCGCCGAGCGCCTTCAGCGTCTCGATCAGCACGCCCGTCTGGATCGTCATGTGCAGCGAACCGGCGATGCGTGCGCCCTTCAGCGGCTGCTGCGCCTTGTATTCGTCGCGGATTTGCACGAGGCCCGGCATTTCGGTCTCGGCGATGTTCAGTTCCTTGCGGCCCCAGCCGGCCAGCGCCATGTCGGCGACGACGTAATCCTTGGAAGCTTGCGAATCGATAATGGCGTTCATCACGCCCTCCTTTCTAAAAAGTTTCTAGATTGGTGACGTGAGCGCCGTTCAGGAAGCGGAGCCGGCGCGACGGTCGCGAAACGCGCGCCGCACGGCTGCTTGGTGAAGCCTTCCGAGCCTGGCGGACGCTGAATGGTCCGTCGCAACGCTCCTCGGAAAACGGGAGGGATTGTAGCAAATCGGCGCGCACAATGCGCAAGCGACTCGAGCGATTCAAGCGCGCCGCGTCGGCGCGCGTCGCCGTCCGGAAAGGGTCAGGACTCCGCGCCGACCCACGCCTGTTCGCGCAGCCGCGCGCGCAGGCGCGCGACGGCCTGGCTGTGCAACTGGCACACGCGCGATTCGCTCACTTCGAGCACCGCGCCGATCTCGCGCAGATTCAGACCCCGTTCGTAGTACAGCGACATCAGCAGCTTCTCGCGCTCCGGCAGCCGCTCGATCGCCTCGACGAGCGCCTCGCGCAGGTGCTCGTCGAGCAGCGCCGACAGCGGATCGGCGTGATCGACGCGATAGCGGTCGAGGAACGGCTCGTCGTCGGCCGCGCGGTCGAAATCCTCGTAATAGATGAGCTGGCTGCCGTGCAGGTCCTGCAGCATCCCCTGGTATTCGTCGAGCGGCATGTTCAGGTGCAGCGCGATCTCGGTCTCGCTCGCCGAGCGGCCGAGATGCTGCTCGACCTGGTGCACCGCGTGCTCGACCTCGCGCGACGTCTTGCGCAGGCTGCGCGGCAGCCAGTCGTTGCTGCGCAGCTCGTCGAGCATCGCGCCGCGGATGCGCTGCGTCGCGTAGGTCTCGAACTGCGCGCCCTGGTCTTCCTTGTAGCGGCCGGCCGCGTCCATAAGGCCGATCATGCCGGCCTGGATCAGGTCGTCGAGGTCGACGCTCGCCGGCATCTTCGCGACGAGCTGCAGCCCGAGGCGACGCACGAGCGGCGCATATTGCGCGAGCACGTCGGCCTGGGACATCTTTCCTTGAGCGTTGTACATCATGGCCCCCTCCTTCCGGTGGCGCTCACGCGGCGTGTGCCGCGCCCGCCTCATACGACGGCTTGCCGCCCGCGTGGACGGCGCGGCCCGCAC is part of the Burkholderia pyrrocinia genome and harbors:
- a CDS encoding dienelactone hydrolase family protein, whose protein sequence is MTAQWIDIPTGNDSFGGYLALPKRGKGPAVIIIQEIFGVNSHIRAVADQYASDGFVALAPDVFWRTQPRVELTYEGADRDKGIELMKKTDVGLAVADIGAAADALRARPEVAGKIAAIGYCFGGQLAYRAAATGKLDAAVAYYGGGIQNALDLAGKVTQPILFHYAENDHGIPLSAVDQVKAAFAGHGHASFHVYPGAEHGFNCTDRASYNQRASALAHGRTLTFLAEHL
- a CDS encoding amidase, whose protein sequence is MHSDYLAHDAIGLAALVRDRKASPRELLDAAIGQAEAVNGAINAIVLQDYEAARERATSTPEPGADAPFAGVPYLVKDLGAAVAGLPLSMGSRHYRYYVPADDSPVIARSRAAGLNVFGKTNTSEIGQMPYTEPELFGACRNPWNLDHTPGGSSGGAAAAIAAGIVPLAHASDGGGSIRIPASCCGLFGLKPSRNPVLVDQPSNGELVVQHAVSRSVRDSALLLDVTTGQTLPHGAPGTFLGELDTPPGPLRIGLVVDPMLAPALADDTRAALDDAAALLESLGHHVEPATLRVDYARAAETFLTLWATIAEEMVLGARELTGRVPRRGEFEAATWAMAVVGRRLARTRLPDVLEWQRQLTVQVAGLVSRYDAILCASLAGPPVKIGELQPTPFESAQMKLLAALPVKPLLKEMLAKSSEKAFAWAGCTELFNLTGQPAMSVPLYWNARGLPIGVQFVARHADDALLLRLARQLEQARPWFDRRPPLMRAQR
- the metF gene encoding methylenetetrahydrofolate reductase [NAD(P)H], whose protein sequence is MKPIELSFEFFPPKTAEGVEKLRATRAQLLPLKPKFVSVTFGAGGSTQQGTLDTVLDMQKDGLEAAPHLSCIGSSRDSLRAILDQYRSYGIRHIVALRGDLPSGMGAVGELRYASELVSFIRAEHGDWFHIEVAGYPEYHPQSRSPKADLENFARKVKAGANSAITQYFFNADAYFRFVDDARKLGVDVPIVPGIMPITNFSQLMRFSEMCGAEVPRWVARRLESFGDDREAIRAFGADVVTDLCRRLIDAGVPGLHFYTLNAAAATRTICERLDV
- a CDS encoding phage holin family protein, which encodes MSVILTWVINALALLIITYLVPSIHIKSFGTALIIAVVLGLINTVIRPVLILLTLPVTIVTLGVFILVVNALCFWFASSLLKGFEVSGFWSAFFGSILYSIVSWLLSALIFGQRDIG
- the ahcY gene encoding adenosylhomocysteinase; translation: MNAIIDSQASKDYVVADMALAGWGRKELNIAETEMPGLVQIRDEYKAQQPLKGARIAGSLHMTIQTGVLIETLKALGADVRWASCNIFSTQDHAAAAIVEAGTPVFAFKGESLDEYWEFSHRIFEWPNGEFANMILDDGGDATLLLILGSKAEKDRSVIAKPTNEEEVALYKSIEKHLDIDATWYSKRLAHIKGVTEETTTGVHRLYQMEKDGRLPFPAFNVNDSVTKSKFDNLYGCRESLVDGIKRATDVMIAGKVAVVAGYGDVGKGCAQSLRGLGATVWVTEIDPICALQAAMEGYRVVTMEYAADKADIFVTATGNFHVIGHDHMKAMRHNAIVCNIGHFDSEIDVASTRQYQWENIKPQVDHIIFPDGKRVILLAEGRLVNLGCATGHPSFVMSNSFANQTLAQIELFVRGGEYENKVYVLPKHLDEKVARLHLARIGANLSVLSDEQASYIGVQKDGPFKPNHYRY
- a CDS encoding RNA polymerase sigma factor FliA, giving the protein MMYNAQGKMSQADVLAQYAPLVRRLGLQLVAKMPASVDLDDLIQAGMIGLMDAAGRYKEDQGAQFETYATQRIRGAMLDELRSNDWLPRSLRKTSREVEHAVHQVEQHLGRSASETEIALHLNMPLDEYQGMLQDLHGSQLIYYEDFDRAADDEPFLDRYRVDHADPLSALLDEHLREALVEAIERLPEREKLLMSLYYERGLNLREIGAVLEVSESRVCQLHSQAVARLRARLREQAWVGAES